One region of Bactrocera neohumeralis isolate Rockhampton chromosome 5, APGP_CSIRO_Bneo_wtdbg2-racon-allhic-juicebox.fasta_v2, whole genome shotgun sequence genomic DNA includes:
- the LOC126758364 gene encoding NADH-quinone oxidoreductase subunit B 2-like has translation MLRSVAALVNKTSKVLVCNSGYSSTLFVNGAFGPAINTIALRQQQTMPVVDSNNPLPKKSASPFGRNQPNMVEWSIARLDDLLNWGRKGSIWPLTFGLACCAVEMMHIAAPRYDMDRYGVVFRASPRQADVIIVAGTLTNKMAPALRKVYDQMPEPRWVISMGSCANGGGYYHYSYSVVRGCDRIIPVDIYVPGCPPTAEALMYGVLQLQKKVKRMKTLQMWYRK, from the coding sequence ATGCTTCGCTCTGTTGCTGCGCTGGTAAACAAAACATCCAAAGTGCTGGTGTGCAACTCTGGATACTCCAGTACTTTATTTGTTAATGGAGCTTTCGGACCTGCTATTAACACGATTGCACTGCGGCAACAGCAAACAATGCCAGTAGTAGATTCAAACAATCCACTTCCGAAAAAAAGTGCGTCACCATTTGGTAGAAATCAGCCTAATATGGTGGAATGGTCGATTGCTCGTTTGGATGATCTTTTAAATTGGGGCCGCAAAGGTTCAATATGGCCACTGACATTCGGATTGGCTTGCTGTGCTGTGGAAATGATGCATATTGCAGCTCCTCGTTATGACATGGATCGATATGGTGTTGTATTCCGTGCTTCTCCGCGCCAGGCAGACGTAATAATTGTTGCAGGGACCCTTACAAACAAAATGGCACCTGCTCTTCGTAAAGTTTATGATCAAATGCCTGAACCTCGGTGGGTTATTTCAATGGGTAGTTGCGCCAATGGTGGTGGATATTATCATTATTCGTATTCAGTTGTGCGAGGTTGCGACCGTATTATACCAGTAGATATTTATGTTCCGGGATGTCCACCTACTGCTGAGGCACTTATGTACGGCGTTCTTCAGTTACAGAAAAAAGTAAAACGAATGAAAACATTACAAATGTGGTACAGAAAGTAG
- the LOC126758050 gene encoding uncharacterized protein LOC126758050 has translation MQNNVEFLSSAMECTQELSSYVTRQDILNFPFPYKLWLIVHLDYCDFLRWNRDGTVILLDLIALEDYLNSTQSIFKIKNRSVFLEHLEQFKFDRLNAMPEADEDLLLQYRNENFQRHRLDLLAKIRRHTYQLLGEMDQKNKIDVETTNQLLHMAEENKYRQVADRMLGDLCFMSHGGLSNIQKSRLRFQTVLSFQNETRILEDKLHASDECAAIQAQQRRIKSDVTSRSGNGLVEEEQVIELPVDLFENPHDSVLHLGEDFRPEYAGYYGNCSKEQVLHFFGDYLPMYEDGSMEIKKIVPEICTANQQAILSTEESFGDQIHVGDQDGTLTSSTTPSCIGHQILPTLNLSSTLEPIFKNDEDDEVNHSLSKSGDNLNVCAIGDSEAEISMDEFIKFKENIKEDMKVSYGETLKDFPQMPTAIKMEITDESDSENEANFRNFFSQYRASLNLLYERH, from the exons atgcaaaataacgttgAATTCCTTTCGTCAGCCATGGAATGTACACAGGAATTGTCATCTTACGTCACAAGACAAGATATATTGAATTTtccttttccatacaaattgtgGTTAATTGTTCATTTAGATTATTGTGACTTTTTACGTTGGAATCGAGACGGAACCGTCATACTGCTTGATTTAATAGCTCTAGAAGATTATTTAAATTCTACTCagtcaatttttaaaatcaaaaatcgtTCTGTCTTTTTGGAACACCTCGAGCAGTTTAAATTCGATAGACTTAATGCCATGCCGGAAGCGGATGAAGATTTACTTCTTCAGTATAGGAACGAAAACTTCCAGCGTCATCGCCTAGACCTTTTAGCGAAAATACGACGACATACTTATCAATTATTGGGAGAAATGGATCAAAAGAATAAAATCGATGTGGAGACCACTAACCAATTGCTGCATATggctgaagaaaataaataccgCCAAGTTGCCGATCGCATGTTGGGTGACTTGTGTTTTATGTCACATGGAGGTTTATCAAATATTCAAAAGAGCAGATTACGCTTTCAAACAGTTTTGAGTTTCCAAAATGAAACACGTATTTTGGAAGACAAATTGCACGCGTCTGATGAATGTGCAGCTATTCAAGCTCAACAACGACGCATAAAATCTGATGTGACTAGTCGTTCCGGTAACGGGCTTGTAGAGGAAGAACAAGTTATAGAGCTACCCGTTGATTTATTTGAGAATCCGCATGATTCGGTGTTACATTTAGGCGAAGACTTTCGCCCAGAATACGCAGGCTATTACGGCAATTGCAGTAAAGAACAAGTCCTtcatttttttggagattatttGCCAATGTATGAAGATGGTtcaatggaaattaaaaaaattgtacctgaaatatg caCCGCTaatcaacaagctattttatcCACTGAAGAATCATTTGGCGATCAGATCCATGTTGGTGACCAAGATGGTACTTTAACGTCGTCTACAACGCCCTCATGTATTGGGCATCAAATTTTACCCACGTTAAATTTATCATCAACTTTAGAACCAATTTTTAAGAACGACGAAGATGACGAAGTAAATCATAGTTTATCTAAATCAGGAGACAATTTGAACGTTTGTGCTATAGGAGATTCCGAAGCAGAAATTTCCATGGATGAGTTTATTAAATTCAAGGAGAATATCAAAGAAGATATGAAAGTTAGTTACGGGGAAACCCTAAAGGATTTCCCACAAATGCCTACAGctataaaaatggaaattacAGATGAATCTGATTCTGAAAATGaagcaaattttcgaaattttttcagtcAGTACCGTGCATCTCTAAATTTACTTTATGAACGTCATTAA
- the LOC126758049 gene encoding NADH-ubiquinone oxidoreductase 75 kDa subunit, mitochondrial yields MFRAPLTKVIQGRFGSPTHGITSKAIRSSAALSQAPAKAPEKIEVFVDDVSVKVLPGTTVLQACAVAGVEIPRFCYHERLSVAGNCRMCLVEVEKSPKPVAACAMPVMKGWRIKTNSEMTRKAREGVMEFLLMNHPLDCPICDQGGECDLQDQAMAFGSDRSRFTDINHTGKRAVEDKNFGPLVKGIMTRCIHCTRCVRFACEVAGVEDLGTTGRGNDMQIGTYVEKLFLSELSGNVIDLCPVGALTSKPYSFVARPWEIRKVSSIDVLDAVGSNIVVSTRTNEVLRIVPRENEDINEEWLADKSRFACDGLKRQRLVAPMVRMPNGELHAVEWEGALISVAKAIKDAKGAVAAIAGQLVDVESLVALKDLLNRNGGETLCTEQNFNVKGSGSDLRSNYVCNTTIADLEQADAVLLIGTNPRYEAPLINTRLRKSYINNEMDIASIGPKIDLSYNHQNLGEDAGLISQVCNGGHPFSKVLENAKKPAIVLGADVLERADAAGIHATVASYCKKLNKQGWNAFNVLQNNAGQTGALDVGYQPGIQAALKAQPKVLILLGADGGKLDREKLPKDCYIIYIGHHGDNGASIADAVLPGAAYTEKQAIYVNTEGRAQQTLAAVSPPGMAREDWKILRALSEILGTPLPYDNLDDLRNRIEDIAPHLVRFGKLESSTFGSLTEQLATSKSIENTKIDVKQKKLREYFMTDPISRASPTMARCVREVSGEEAKEESQRQAAC; encoded by the exons ATGTTTCGTGCACCGCTTACAAAGGTTATACAAGGAAGATTCGGTTCACCAACACATGGGATTACCAGCAAAGCCATTCGCTCTAGCGCTGCGTTATCGCAGGCACCAGCTAAGGCACCAGAAAAAATAGAGGTTTTTGTTGATGATGTCTCCGTTAAAGTTTTGCCTGGAACTACTGTTTTACag GCATGCGCTGTGGCTGGAGTAGAAATACCCCGATTTTGTTATCACGAACGTTTGTCAGTTGCAGGCAATTGTCGTATGTGCCTTGTAGAAGTAGAAAAAAGTCCAAAACCGGTAGCAGCATGTGCAATGCCTGTAATGAAAGGGTGGCGTATAAAGACTAACTCCGAAATGACCAGAAAAGCACGTGAGGGCGTAATGGAATTCTTGTTGATGAATCATCCATTGGATTGTCCTATTTGTGATCAGGGCGGTGAATGTGATCTTCAAGATCAGGCTATGGCGTTTGGTTCAGATCGATCCAGATTTACTGATATAAATCATACTGGAAAGAg agcCGTTGAGGACAAAAATTTTGGACCATTAGTCAAAGGAATAATGACTCGTTGCATTCACTGTACTCGTTGTGTTAGATTTGCCTGTGAAGTGGCCGGTGTAGAAGATCTTGGCACCACAGGCCGTGGTAACGACATGCAAATCGGTACTTACGTTGAAAAACTGTTCCTATCTGAACTTTCCGGAAATGTTATAGATTTGTGTCCCGTTGGTGCATTGACTAGCAAACCTTACag TTTCGTAGCACGACCATGGGAAATTCGGAAAGTTAGTAGTATTGATGTTTTGGACGCCGTTGGTAGTAATATTGTCGTAAGCACTCGAACAAACGAAGTTCTACGTATTGTACCCCGAGAAAATGAGGATATTAATGAAGAATGGCTTGCTGACAAATCCCGTTTTGCATGCGATGGTTTAAAACGTCAACGTTTGGTTGCACCCATGGTTCGCATGCCGAATGGTGAATTACATGCAGTAGAATGGGAAGGAGCATTAATATCGGTTGCTAAAGCTATAAAAGACGCAAAAGGCGCCGTTGCTGCTATAGCTGGGCAGCTGGTAGATGTAGAATCGCTTGTGGCTCTTAAAGATTTACTAAATCGTAATGGGGGAGAAACTCTTTGTACGGAGCAAAACTTTAATGTTAAGGGTTCTGGGTCTGATTTACGATCTAACTATGTTTGCAATACCACTATAGCAG ATCTGGAGCAAGCAGATGCTGTTTTACTTATCGGCACCAATCCACGTTATGAAGCACCCTTAATCAACACTCGTTTACGTAAATCATATATCAATAATGAAATGGATATTGCTTCCATTGGACCGAAAATAGATCTCTCATACAATCATCAAAATTTGGGAGAAGATGCTGGTTTAATTAGTCAAGTTTGTAATGGTGGACATCCATTTTCAAAAGTACTTGAAAATGCTAAGAAACCCGCAATTGTGTTGGGAGCAGATGTATTGGAAAGAGCTGATGCAGCTGGAATACATGCAACAGTAGCTTCGTATTGTAAGAAACTTAACAAACAG GGCTGGAATGCATTTAATGTACTTCAAAATAATGCAGGGCAAACCGGTGCTCTGGATGTTGGATATCAGCCGGGAATACAGGCTGCACTTAAAGCTCAGCCAAAAGTACTAATACTTCTTGGAGCTGATGGTGGAAAACTTGACCGTGAAAAGTTGCCGAAAGATtgctatattatttatatagggCACCATGGCGATAATGGTGCTTCGATTGCAGACGCAGTTCTTCCTGGAGCTGCATATACAGAAAAGCAggcaatatatgtaaatacagaaGGTCGTGCTCAACAAACATTAGCCGCTGTATCACCCCCAGGAATGGCTCGTGAGGACTGGAAAATTCTACGTGCTCTGTCAGAAATTTTAG GCACACCTTTGCCATATGATAATTTGGATGATTTGAGAAATCGCATTGAAGATATAGCTCCGCACTTGGTACGTTTTGGAAAGTTGGAGTCTTCTACATTCGGCAGTTTAACTGAGCAATTGGCCACA TCCAAGTcaattgaaaatacaaaaatagatgtgaaacaaaagaaattgcGCGAATACTTTATGACGGACCCGATTTCCCGAGCGTCACCAACAATGGCTAGATGCGTTCGAGAAGTATCTGGAGAAGAAGCGAAGGAAGAGTCTCAAAGACAAGCCGCttgttaa
- the LOC126760223 gene encoding membrane-associated progesterone receptor component 1, with protein MTVSAGAADSNSNVAGNESSSILLGIVEEIIYSPLNLALVAVIVFLFYKIVKDRYEVPRDRSGEGTSQIPELPKLRRDFTIQELRAYDGNGPDGRILIAVNGTVYDATKAKRFYGPGGPYASFAGRDASRNLATFNVEPNNKEEYDDLSDLNAMEMDSVREWEMQFKEKYDLVGKLLRKGEQPTNYDDEEEDSNEVVTEVNANSSVPTTNASNNDDGVRKRVANSTDEEVK; from the exons ATGACAGTATCCGCTGGGGCAGCTGACTCGAACAGCAATGTAGCCGGCAACGAATCCTCATCCATTTTGTTGGGCATCGTAGAAGAAATTATCTATAGCCCCTTAAATTTAGCACTTGTAGCAGTCATagtatttcttttttacaaaattgtaaAGGATCGTTATGAAGTACCCAGGGACAGATCCGGTGAAGGTACTTCGCAAATACCTGAGCTTCCTAAATTGCGACGAGATTTTACCATACAAGAGTTGCGTGCATATGATGGAAATGGACCGGATGGCAGAATACTTATAGCAGTAAATGGAACTGTATATGACGCCACAAAAGCAAAACGTTTTTACGGTCCAG GCGGACCATATGCGTCATTTGCTGGCAGGGACGCATCACGCAATTTGGCAACCTTTAACGTCGAACcaaacaataaagaagaatatgaTGATCTAAGTGACTTAAATGCTATGGAAATGGATTCTGTGCGAGAATGGGAGATGCAATTCAAAG aaaaatacgaTCTGGTGGGCAAATTACTACGTAAAGGTGAGCAACCTACTAATTATGACGACGAGGAAGAAGACTCCAATGAAGTTGTCACAGAAGTCAACGCGAATTCCTCTGTTCCCACCACAAATGCAAGCAACAATGATGACGGTGTTCGGAAGCGTGTCGCTAACTCAACCGATGAGGAAGTTAAATAA